One region of Gorilla gorilla gorilla isolate KB3781 chromosome 13, NHGRI_mGorGor1-v2.1_pri, whole genome shotgun sequence genomic DNA includes:
- the ABO gene encoding histo-blood group ABO system transferase isoform X2 has protein sequence MRGQGPKVPRLRGARGSHGDAREEAPSLPSRGPWGPAAASRALCPLPCSASGSRGGGRRGPGGGASGSPRPRAAGRKADAETRRGAMAEVLRTLAGKPKCYTPLPMILFLIMLVLVLFGYGVLSPRSLMPGSLERGFCMAVTEPDRLQRVSLPRMVYAQPKVLTPCRKDVLVVTPWLAPIVWEGTFNIDILNEQFRLQNTTIGLTVFAIKKYVAFLKLFLETAEKHFMVGHRVHYYVFTDQPAAVPRVTLGTGRQLSVLEVRAYKRWQDVSMRRMEMISDFCERRFLSEVDYLVCVDVDMEFRDHVGVEILTPLFGTLHPGFYGSSREAFTYERRPQSQAYIPKDEGDFYYMGAFFGGSVQEVQRLTRACHQAMMVDQANGIEAVWHDESHLNKYLLRHKPTKVLSPEYLWDQQLLGWPTVLRKLRFTAVPKNHQAVRNP, from the exons ATGCGGGGACAGGGCCCCAAGGTACCAAGGCTACGAGGGGCGCGCGGGTCCCATGGGGACGCGCGCGAGGAGGCGCCGTCCCTTCCTAGCAGGGGTCCCTGGGGACCCGCGGCCGCCTCCCGCGCCCTCTGTCCCCTCCCGTGTTCGGCCTCGGGAAGTCGGGGCGGCGGGCGGCGCGGGCCGGGAGGGGGCGCCTCGGGCTCACCCCGCCCCAGGGCCGCCGGGCGGAAGGCGGATGCCGAGACCAGACGCGGAGCCATGGCCGAGGTGCTGCGGACGCTGGCCG GAAAACCAAAATGCTACACACCTCTACCTATGATCCTTTTCCTAATAATGCTTGTCTTGGTCTTGTTTGG TTACGGGGTCCTAAGCCCCAGAAGTCTAATGCCAGGAAGCCTGGAACGGGGGTTCTG CATGGCTGTTACGGAACCTGACCGTCTGCAGCGCGTCTCGTTGCCAAG GATGGTCTACGCCCAGCCAAAGGTGCTGACACCGTG TAGGAAGGATGTCCTCGTGGTGACCCCTTGGCTGGCTCCCATTGTCTGGGAGGGCACGTTCAACATCGACATCCTCAACGAGCAGTTCAGGCTCCAGAACACCACCATTGGGTTAACTGTGTTTGCCATCAAAAA ATACGTGGCTTTCCTGAAGCTGTTCCTGGAGACGGCAGAGAAGCACTTCATGGTGGGCCACCGTGTCCACTACTATGTCTTCACCGACCAGCCGGCCGCGGTGCCCCGCGTGACGCTGGGGACCGGTCGGCAGCTGTCGGTGCTGGAGGTGCGCGCCTACAAGCGCTGGCAGGACGTGTCCATGCGCCGCATGGAGATGATCAGTGACTTCTGCGAGCGGCGCTTCCTCAGCGAGGTGGATTACCTGGTGTGCGTGGACGTGGACATGGAGTTCCGCGACCACGTGGGCGTGGAGATCCTGACTCCGCTGTTCGGCACCCTGCACCCCGGCTTCTATGGAAGCAGCCGGGAGGCCTTCACCTACGAGCGCCGGCCCCAGTCCCAGGCCTACATCCCCAAGGACGAGGGCGATTTCTACTACATGGGGGCGTTCTTCGGGGGGTCGGTGCAAGAGGTGCAGCGGCTCACCAGGGCCTGCCACCAGGCCATGATGGTCGACCAGGCCAACGGCATCGAGGCCGTGTGGCACGACGAGAGCCACCTGAACAAGTACCTGCTGCGCCACAAACCCACCAAGGTGCTCTCCCCCGAGTACTTGTGGGACCAGCAGCTGCTGGGCTGGCCCACCgtcctgaggaagctgaggttcacTGCGGTGCCCAAGAACCACCAGGCGGTCCGGAACCCGTGA
- the ABO gene encoding histo-blood group ABO system transferase isoform X1: MRGQGPKVPRLRGARGSHGDAREEAPSLPSRGPWGPAAASRALCPLPCSASGSRGGGRRGPGGGASGSPRPRAAGRKADAETRRGAMAEVLRTLAGKPKCYTPLPMILFLIMLVLVLFGPCSFTGNSCAHAAGRTMHFLEEGTNRQSSFCVLSLGTLPSCSYGVLSPRSLMPGSLERGFCMAVTEPDRLQRVSLPRMVYAQPKVLTPCRKDVLVVTPWLAPIVWEGTFNIDILNEQFRLQNTTIGLTVFAIKKYVAFLKLFLETAEKHFMVGHRVHYYVFTDQPAAVPRVTLGTGRQLSVLEVRAYKRWQDVSMRRMEMISDFCERRFLSEVDYLVCVDVDMEFRDHVGVEILTPLFGTLHPGFYGSSREAFTYERRPQSQAYIPKDEGDFYYMGAFFGGSVQEVQRLTRACHQAMMVDQANGIEAVWHDESHLNKYLLRHKPTKVLSPEYLWDQQLLGWPTVLRKLRFTAVPKNHQAVRNP, encoded by the exons ATGCGGGGACAGGGCCCCAAGGTACCAAGGCTACGAGGGGCGCGCGGGTCCCATGGGGACGCGCGCGAGGAGGCGCCGTCCCTTCCTAGCAGGGGTCCCTGGGGACCCGCGGCCGCCTCCCGCGCCCTCTGTCCCCTCCCGTGTTCGGCCTCGGGAAGTCGGGGCGGCGGGCGGCGCGGGCCGGGAGGGGGCGCCTCGGGCTCACCCCGCCCCAGGGCCGCCGGGCGGAAGGCGGATGCCGAGACCAGACGCGGAGCCATGGCCGAGGTGCTGCGGACGCTGGCCG GAAAACCAAAATGCTACACACCTCTACCTATGATCCTTTTCCTAATAATGCTTGTCTTGGTCTTGTTTGG GCCTTGCAGCTTCACCGGGAACTCTTGTGCTCACGCTGCTGGCCGCACCATGCACTTTTTGGAGGAAGGGACCAACAGGCAGTCTTCGTTCTGTGTCCTGAGTCTTGGCACACTTCCTTCCTGCAGTTACGGGGTCCTAAGCCCCAGAAGTCTAATGCCAGGAAGCCTGGAACGGGGGTTCTG CATGGCTGTTACGGAACCTGACCGTCTGCAGCGCGTCTCGTTGCCAAG GATGGTCTACGCCCAGCCAAAGGTGCTGACACCGTG TAGGAAGGATGTCCTCGTGGTGACCCCTTGGCTGGCTCCCATTGTCTGGGAGGGCACGTTCAACATCGACATCCTCAACGAGCAGTTCAGGCTCCAGAACACCACCATTGGGTTAACTGTGTTTGCCATCAAAAA ATACGTGGCTTTCCTGAAGCTGTTCCTGGAGACGGCAGAGAAGCACTTCATGGTGGGCCACCGTGTCCACTACTATGTCTTCACCGACCAGCCGGCCGCGGTGCCCCGCGTGACGCTGGGGACCGGTCGGCAGCTGTCGGTGCTGGAGGTGCGCGCCTACAAGCGCTGGCAGGACGTGTCCATGCGCCGCATGGAGATGATCAGTGACTTCTGCGAGCGGCGCTTCCTCAGCGAGGTGGATTACCTGGTGTGCGTGGACGTGGACATGGAGTTCCGCGACCACGTGGGCGTGGAGATCCTGACTCCGCTGTTCGGCACCCTGCACCCCGGCTTCTATGGAAGCAGCCGGGAGGCCTTCACCTACGAGCGCCGGCCCCAGTCCCAGGCCTACATCCCCAAGGACGAGGGCGATTTCTACTACATGGGGGCGTTCTTCGGGGGGTCGGTGCAAGAGGTGCAGCGGCTCACCAGGGCCTGCCACCAGGCCATGATGGTCGACCAGGCCAACGGCATCGAGGCCGTGTGGCACGACGAGAGCCACCTGAACAAGTACCTGCTGCGCCACAAACCCACCAAGGTGCTCTCCCCCGAGTACTTGTGGGACCAGCAGCTGCTGGGCTGGCCCACCgtcctgaggaagctgaggttcacTGCGGTGCCCAAGAACCACCAGGCGGTCCGGAACCCGTGA
- the ABO gene encoding histo-blood group ABO system transferase isoform X3 → MPGSLERGFCMAVTEPDRLQRVSLPRMVYAQPKVLTPCRKDVLVVTPWLAPIVWEGTFNIDILNEQFRLQNTTIGLTVFAIKKYVAFLKLFLETAEKHFMVGHRVHYYVFTDQPAAVPRVTLGTGRQLSVLEVRAYKRWQDVSMRRMEMISDFCERRFLSEVDYLVCVDVDMEFRDHVGVEILTPLFGTLHPGFYGSSREAFTYERRPQSQAYIPKDEGDFYYMGAFFGGSVQEVQRLTRACHQAMMVDQANGIEAVWHDESHLNKYLLRHKPTKVLSPEYLWDQQLLGWPTVLRKLRFTAVPKNHQAVRNP, encoded by the exons ATGCCAGGAAGCCTGGAACGGGGGTTCTG CATGGCTGTTACGGAACCTGACCGTCTGCAGCGCGTCTCGTTGCCAAG GATGGTCTACGCCCAGCCAAAGGTGCTGACACCGTG TAGGAAGGATGTCCTCGTGGTGACCCCTTGGCTGGCTCCCATTGTCTGGGAGGGCACGTTCAACATCGACATCCTCAACGAGCAGTTCAGGCTCCAGAACACCACCATTGGGTTAACTGTGTTTGCCATCAAAAA ATACGTGGCTTTCCTGAAGCTGTTCCTGGAGACGGCAGAGAAGCACTTCATGGTGGGCCACCGTGTCCACTACTATGTCTTCACCGACCAGCCGGCCGCGGTGCCCCGCGTGACGCTGGGGACCGGTCGGCAGCTGTCGGTGCTGGAGGTGCGCGCCTACAAGCGCTGGCAGGACGTGTCCATGCGCCGCATGGAGATGATCAGTGACTTCTGCGAGCGGCGCTTCCTCAGCGAGGTGGATTACCTGGTGTGCGTGGACGTGGACATGGAGTTCCGCGACCACGTGGGCGTGGAGATCCTGACTCCGCTGTTCGGCACCCTGCACCCCGGCTTCTATGGAAGCAGCCGGGAGGCCTTCACCTACGAGCGCCGGCCCCAGTCCCAGGCCTACATCCCCAAGGACGAGGGCGATTTCTACTACATGGGGGCGTTCTTCGGGGGGTCGGTGCAAGAGGTGCAGCGGCTCACCAGGGCCTGCCACCAGGCCATGATGGTCGACCAGGCCAACGGCATCGAGGCCGTGTGGCACGACGAGAGCCACCTGAACAAGTACCTGCTGCGCCACAAACCCACCAAGGTGCTCTCCCCCGAGTACTTGTGGGACCAGCAGCTGCTGGGCTGGCCCACCgtcctgaggaagctgaggttcacTGCGGTGCCCAAGAACCACCAGGCGGTCCGGAACCCGTGA